The window TAAAGGAAATTATGGACAAGGCGACGCAGCTCGAAGCCTACAAGAATGAAATCGAGGACGTCCTTGGAAACGACCGTTACAAAGACAATGCCTTTGCCTTTGAATTAAAAAAGCTTCTTGATGAAATCGAACTCCTGATTTCTGATATCGAATATTTGAGGCAGATATACAAACCTTCCGATGTCGATGAGAAGGCGGATACGAACGATGCAGGCGAAGGATCGCAGGGAGATACCGATGAGGTCATCGATGCCGTTGTCGAGTGAAAACTACCGGAGAATGAAACGCAATGCCCGGCGATAGATAACGGAGAGGGTATTGCGTTTCTTCTATGTTGCGGCCTTCGCTTTTTCCGTATCTGATTTTTTTTCCGGGTTCTTTTTTTGAGAGGAGTTGTTGTCTCCCGAGTCCGCTTGAAAGGACGATTTCTTGTAGTCTGTCGAATAAAAACCGCTTCCCTTAAAAATGATTCCCAAACCACTCCCGATAAGACGCCTGAGAGATCCTTTGCATTTCGGACAGACAGAGAGGGGTTCATCCTTGATGCTCTGGAATTTTTCAAATCTGAATCGGCATTCTTTACATTCGTATTCGTATGTCGGCATGTTACTCTCCTCGTTTTTATCGGTCATGATTGATAAACCGGATAAAGGAGAGTATATTAAATTTGTGCGATTATGGCAAGTATGGCACGGAATTCCCGTAACATAAAAACCGGAGGTCATGGATTCTGGGTGATAAAAGCCCTCACGTGCTTTTTTTGTTCGGTTTTCTCTTTTTACTGTAATGATAGAGAACAATAAACGAAAGGCCGAGTATAATGATGAGAACCGGCCACCACAGTGAGACGAATTCCTGAAAACTCAAACGCATGATATCAAGGCTGAAAAGAAAAAAGATACAGGAGAGGATAATGATACTTAAGGAAGGTATAATGATGGCGATCCGGAATTTCTCCTGTTTTTTTCTGAATGCATAGGGAATTAATGAAATTCCCGTTATCAGCATAAAGGCGGGCCATATTTTTACGAGATTTTTTTCAGGAATGACATTCATCAACAAAAAGAAAATACCGCTAAGAGAGAGAATCATGCCGATGATGATATAAACATCCCGCCTTTGCTGAAATATAACAAGGTAAATAAGAAGCATTCCGAATATGATGAGGGGAAGCGGCCAGAGTGCTTCGAATGAGGGTAAAAACCCCTGTGTCCACATAAGGAAAAGACTGCCGATAATAAACGTGACGACGCCGATAATGAGATATTTATTCGGGTATTTTGGTTCGTCTTTCATAATCACATGTTATCAATTATCTTGTCACCGAACCCGGAGGTGGAGACCGTTTCGGCGTCATCCATTAACCGGGCAAAATCATAGGTGACCTGTTTTTGGGAAATTGATTTTCGTACTCCTTTCTCTATGAGATCCGCAGCTTCTCGCCAGCCGATATAATCGAACATCATCTTTCCGGAGAGGATGATCGAACTCGGATTGACCATATTTTTTCCCGCGTATTTTGGCGCGGTTCCGTGTGTCGCCTCGAAAATGGCATAGCCGTTGTCGAAATTGATATTTGCACCGGGCGCTATTCCTATACCACCGACCTGTGCGGCAAGGGCGTCGGAAATATAATCACCGTTCAGGTTCATTGTCGCGATAACATCGAAATTCGTCGGCCGTGTAAGCACCTGTTGGAGAAAAATGTCGGCGATCGTATCCTGAATGAGAATTTTCCCTTCCGGAATCGTGTCGTCCCGAATTTCGTCCCAGGTGATCACTTTGCCGGCAAACTCCCGTTTTGCGCATTCATATCCCCAGTCACGAAAAGCCCCTTCCGTGTATTTCTGTATATTCCCCTTGTGAACAAAGGTAACGCTTTTCCTGCCGTATGAGCGTGCATAATCGATCGCCGCCCTGACAAGGCGTTCCGTCCCCGATCTGCTCATCGGTTTGATACCGATTCCCGAATCTTTCCTGATATCCCAATGTAATTCATTTTTCATGAATGCGAGCAATTTCCCGGCTTCTTCCGTTCCCTCCTTGACTTCGAACCCGGCATAGACATCTTCGGTGTTTTCCCGGAAAACAACCATAT of the Spirochaetales bacterium genome contains:
- a CDS encoding zinc ribbon domain-containing protein, with the translated sequence MPTYEYECKECRFRFEKFQSIKDEPLSVCPKCKGSLRRLIGSGLGIIFKGSGFYSTDYKKSSFQADSGDNNSSQKKNPEKKSDTEKAKAAT
- the icd gene encoding NADP-dependent isocitrate dehydrogenase; protein product: MDGSHISKKHDSLIVPDNPAIPFIRGDGIGGDIWAAAERVFDAAIEKAYGGKRSIRWLEVLAGEAAYRKTDQWLPRETIDSFKEYMVGIKGPLTTPVGGGFRSLNVTLRQVLDLYVCLRPVTYYEGVPSPVKHPELVDMVVFRENTEDVYAGFEVKEGTEEAGKLLAFMKNELHWDIRKDSGIGIKPMSRSGTERLVRAAIDYARSYGRKSVTFVHKGNIQKYTEGAFRDWGYECAKREFAGKVITWDEIRDDTIPEGKILIQDTIADIFLQQVLTRPTNFDVIATMNLNGDYISDALAAQVGGIGIAPGANINFDNGYAIFEATHGTAPKYAGKNMVNPSSIILSGKMMFDYIGWREAADLIEKGVRKSISQKQVTYDFARLMDDAETVSTSGFGDKIIDNM